Proteins encoded in a region of the Anguilla anguilla isolate fAngAng1 chromosome 10, fAngAng1.pri, whole genome shotgun sequence genome:
- the atg10 gene encoding ubiquitin-like-conjugating enzyme ATG10 isoform X2 produces the protein MQMTGERGKGTSALHLDEETFRRACRCFVQHSHALNDGWSWEEVKGSDEGYMRKTVLVPGRTAPRSARNGASEPADDLDALGQREGQDLEDDDEEQAGGDEERAASETSSPIRYEYHVLYSCSYQAPVLYFRASTLDGRPLSLEDIWDNVHPNYRQRLLQGPWDTITQQEHPLIGQPFFVLHPCRTQDLMRPILAAASAENRSLNYIVSWLSSVGPVVALNVPLSYAHIGSQSSEEPE, from the exons ATGCAG AtgacaggagagaggggaaaggggacGAGTGCTCTCCACCTGGACGAGGAGACCTTCCGCCGGGCCTGCCGGTGTTTTGTCCAGCACTCCCACGCCCTCAATGATGGATGGAGCTGGGAGGAGGTGAAG GGGTCCGATGAAGGCTACATGAGGAAGACTGTTCTGGTCCCGGGGAGGACCGCCCCTCGTTCCGCCCGAAATGGCGCCAGTGAACCGGCGGACGACTTGGACGCCCTGgggcagagagaagggcag gaCCTAGAAGATGACGATGAGGAGCAGGCTGGTGGTGATGAAGAGCGCGCGGCATCAGAGACCTCCTCTCCGATCCGCTATGAGTACCATGTTCTGTACTCCTGCAGTTACCAGGCCCCTGTGTTATACTTCAGAGCGTCTACTCTAG ATGGCCGTCCTCTGTCCCTGGAGGACATATGGGACAACGTCCACCCGAATTACAGACAGCGCCTTTTGCAGGGGCCCTGGGACACCATTACCCAGCAG gaacaccctctgattggccagcccTTCTTTGTGCTCCATCCTTGTCGAACGCAGGACTTGATGAGGCCCATATTGGCAGCAGCCAGTGCAGAGAATAG GAGTCTGAATTACATCGTTTCCTGGTTGAGTTCGGTGGGGCCAGTGGTGGCACTCAATGTCCCCCTGAGTTATGCTCATATAGGTTCTCAATCTTCAGAGGAGCCAGaatga